In Limosilactobacillus sp. WILCCON 0051, a single window of DNA contains:
- the rlmD gene encoding 23S rRNA (uracil(1939)-C(5))-methyltransferase RlmD produces MEKNHTRFNHRRPQKSPYPQPQVEVSLGDRFPLTIRKLGIEGQGIGYFKHKVCFVPGALPDEVVVAEVTAIHPRYLEAKIHKLRKPSRFRVEPRDSYADQAGGFEFECLAYPEQLKFKRQVVLDSLAKFKPRGWQNYDVRPTIAAPEQYGYRNKAQFQIREQDGHLIAGLYRANSHDVVDMPTCAVQMPGTMKAMRAIVKMLDELKIPAYDETSNSGIIKTIAIRESLATGELQVTLITNTAKLIHKGPLLAMIAEQLPEVKSVEQNVNPGDTPLVWGDQTIHLAGQEYITESLMGLDFHLSARSFLQLNPAQTETLYEQAAKAMELGPDDVLVDAYAGIGTIGLSLASRVKSVRGMEVIPEAVADANSNAKLNDIQNASYEVGTAEEVMPRWQAEGFRFNALVVDPPRTGLDEALIEQILKAKPAKFAYVSCNMSTMAKNLARLSSVYRVDWIQPVDMMPQTPRCEAVVKLSRR; encoded by the coding sequence ATGGAAAAAAATCACACCCGCTTTAATCATCGTCGGCCACAAAAAAGCCCATACCCACAGCCCCAAGTCGAAGTCAGCCTTGGCGATCGCTTCCCCTTGACCATTCGCAAACTGGGGATCGAAGGCCAGGGCATCGGCTACTTTAAACACAAGGTCTGCTTTGTCCCTGGTGCCCTGCCAGATGAAGTCGTCGTAGCTGAGGTTACTGCTATCCATCCCCGCTACCTGGAAGCCAAGATTCATAAACTGCGCAAGCCCAGCCGCTTCCGAGTTGAGCCGCGCGACAGCTATGCCGATCAAGCAGGCGGTTTTGAATTTGAATGCCTGGCCTACCCAGAACAGTTAAAATTCAAACGGCAGGTCGTCTTAGACAGTCTGGCCAAATTCAAGCCGCGGGGATGGCAAAACTATGACGTGCGCCCAACGATTGCCGCCCCAGAACAATACGGCTACCGCAACAAGGCTCAATTCCAGATTCGCGAACAAGATGGTCATTTGATTGCCGGTCTGTACCGCGCTAACAGTCATGACGTGGTCGACATGCCAACATGTGCCGTTCAGATGCCAGGCACGATGAAAGCCATGCGCGCGATCGTCAAGATGTTGGATGAGCTAAAGATTCCAGCCTACGACGAGACCAGCAACAGTGGGATCATTAAAACGATTGCGATTCGGGAGTCATTAGCAACCGGTGAGCTGCAGGTGACCCTGATTACCAATACTGCCAAGCTGATTCATAAGGGACCGCTTTTAGCCATGATTGCTGAACAGCTGCCTGAGGTCAAGTCGGTCGAGCAAAACGTCAACCCTGGCGATACGCCGCTGGTTTGGGGTGATCAAACGATTCATCTGGCCGGTCAGGAATACATTACCGAATCATTGATGGGACTTGATTTTCATCTAAGCGCCCGTTCGTTTCTGCAGCTGAACCCCGCTCAGACCGAAACGCTCTATGAACAGGCAGCCAAAGCCATGGAGCTGGGGCCCGATGACGTCTTGGTGGATGCCTACGCGGGGATTGGGACGATTGGACTTTCCCTGGCCAGCCGCGTCAAAAGCGTACGCGGGATGGAGGTCATTCCTGAAGCCGTGGCCGATGCCAACAGCAATGCCAAGCTTAACGACATCCAAAACGCCAGCTATGAAGTCGGCACCGCGGAAGAAGTCATGCCGCGCTGGCAGGCTGAAGGATTCCGGTTCAATGCTCTAGTCGTCGATCCGCCGCGTACCGGTCTGGATGAGGCCTTGATCGAACAGATTCTTAAAGCCAAGCCCGCTAAGTTTGCGTACGTTTCCTGCAACATGTCGACCATGGCGAAAAATCTGGCACGACTTTCCAGCGTCTATCGCGTCGACTGGATTCAGCCTGTCGATATGATGCCGCAGACGCCGCGCTGTGAAGCCGTCGTCAAGCTCAGCCGCCGCTAA
- the asp1 gene encoding accessory Sec system glycosyltransferase Asp1 produces the protein MDFFVNQYLLGKNSSVEHAELKRLQLFKDHQTPAQLVTRDFDPVLHRTMQRFGVANDQLTNLYDFFAQTTDYQGQPLHTEDLKLAVDYQIGTGNNFREVRDGGRLAATIYFAGGTIGQIHHIDWYDQTGSLTLRNTYDIRGFKAVDEFFGQDGHEFNARYYRPDGQLYLERYFVKSVQNTPINSLNILKNWHGQDHWFASENEMFAFFLDELNRAHGENNVFIADRPAVAIDPILHMHSKVHRYLWLPMSHVNDGQDPLKAPLNSLLQNALTENLHRWDGIIVMTQAQARVLRQRLGKSARVLTINGTPVKKAAKRIKIAARTPHQLISVGRLGYDKQTDQLLQVFAKIKAAVPDAKLTLYGYGAPNDTANFKQLAKDLQIDAAVEFADYQYPLDAAFDQAQLLLNTSRIDAQPLAMGEALGHGVPVVSYDFSYGPDEMIVNYENGRLIALNHSASMAKAVVELLSSPAKLQQMSDHAYDDLDNISAAATWKQWQAVK, from the coding sequence ATGGATTTCTTTGTTAATCAGTATCTGCTGGGAAAAAACTCCAGTGTCGAACATGCCGAATTAAAGCGTCTGCAGCTGTTTAAGGATCATCAGACGCCGGCCCAGCTGGTTACGCGCGATTTTGATCCAGTGCTTCACCGCACGATGCAGCGTTTTGGCGTCGCTAATGACCAACTGACCAACCTTTATGATTTTTTTGCCCAGACGACTGACTATCAAGGCCAGCCACTGCATACCGAGGATCTGAAACTGGCCGTCGACTATCAGATCGGCACGGGCAACAACTTTCGCGAGGTCAGAGACGGGGGACGCTTGGCAGCAACGATCTATTTTGCCGGTGGGACGATCGGTCAGATTCATCACATCGACTGGTACGATCAGACCGGCAGCCTGACTTTGCGCAATACCTATGACATTCGGGGCTTTAAGGCCGTTGACGAGTTCTTTGGTCAGGATGGTCATGAGTTCAATGCCCGCTACTATCGTCCCGATGGCCAGCTGTATCTGGAGCGCTACTTTGTCAAATCGGTCCAGAACACGCCGATCAATTCGCTGAATATTTTAAAAAACTGGCATGGTCAGGATCATTGGTTTGCCAGTGAAAATGAAATGTTTGCCTTCTTTTTGGATGAATTGAATCGTGCTCATGGCGAGAACAACGTCTTTATCGCGGATCGGCCGGCTGTTGCCATTGATCCGATTCTGCATATGCATTCCAAGGTTCATCGCTATCTGTGGCTGCCGATGAGTCACGTCAATGATGGCCAAGATCCATTGAAGGCGCCTTTGAACAGCCTTTTGCAAAACGCCCTAACGGAAAATCTGCATCGCTGGGATGGCATTATCGTGATGACGCAGGCGCAGGCACGCGTTTTGCGTCAGCGCTTGGGCAAATCGGCACGTGTTTTGACGATTAACGGCACGCCGGTTAAAAAGGCAGCCAAGCGCATCAAGATAGCTGCGCGAACGCCTCACCAGCTGATCAGTGTCGGCCGCTTGGGTTACGACAAGCAGACTGACCAATTGCTGCAGGTGTTTGCCAAAATCAAAGCTGCCGTACCTGACGCGAAACTAACGCTTTATGGCTATGGCGCGCCTAATGACACAGCCAACTTCAAGCAGCTGGCCAAAGACCTTCAGATTGACGCCGCGGTTGAGTTTGCTGATTATCAATATCCGCTGGACGCTGCCTTTGATCAAGCCCAGCTGCTGCTTAATACCAGTCGCATCGATGCGCAGCCTTTAGCAATGGGGGAGGCGCTGGGGCATGGCGTTCCGGTCGTCAGCTACGACTTTTCGTATGGTCCTGATGAGATGATCGTCAATTATGAAAATGGCCGGCTGATCGCGCTGAATCATTCTGCAAGCATGGCTAAGGCCGTCGTTGAGCTTTTAAGCAGTCCGGCTAAGCTTCAGCAGATGAGCGATCACGCCTATGATGATCTGGATAATATCAGTGCCGCGGCAACCTGGAAACAGTGGCAGGCAGTTAAGTAG
- the dltD gene encoding D-alanyl-lipoteichoic acid biosynthesis protein DltD, with amino-acid sequence MNNRRKLWSIFGPVIVACLLVLGFFALPWGSSHSQATLQKAADSLSPRVFKNSSIKVAAMQDKKKNYIPFFGSSELNRMDRYHPAVMAARYHNYTPFLFGSRGTQSLPQLFNMTMMAPEMKNGKAVYIISPQWFVKEGVMPSAFKYYNGTYANLTWLKQANPDSPYDRYTAKRLVKLLGTEGSVANYAQKIADGKHLSSWDRTRIDMESTLLKHEDDLFSGWFLKDNYNKRIQPRIKELPKTYNYSALTKEAISDAKHSSNNNRFGILNQFYDRRVKGHLKGVPGSQKHYSYLKSPEYADLEVVLNQFKQTNTNVVFMITPVNAKWEKMTGLSMPMYYQAANKIKYQLRSQGFNNIVDYSHDGGKPGFMEDTIHIGWAGWVNFDHRIAPFLEQKQPQPHYHMNKAFLSQKWQNLDPTTANLNQFTKDHLNK; translated from the coding sequence ATGAATAACCGTCGCAAACTGTGGTCGATCTTTGGCCCGGTCATCGTAGCCTGCCTATTGGTACTAGGCTTCTTTGCCTTGCCATGGGGCAGCTCGCATTCCCAGGCAACCCTGCAAAAAGCCGCCGATTCGCTTAGTCCGCGCGTTTTTAAAAACAGCTCGATTAAAGTGGCAGCCATGCAGGATAAAAAGAAAAACTACATTCCATTCTTCGGCTCCAGTGAGTTGAATCGAATGGACCGCTATCATCCCGCGGTTATGGCTGCTCGCTACCACAACTACACGCCATTCTTGTTCGGTTCCCGTGGTACGCAGTCTTTGCCGCAGCTGTTTAACATGACGATGATGGCCCCCGAAATGAAGAATGGCAAAGCCGTCTACATCATTTCGCCACAATGGTTCGTCAAAGAAGGCGTCATGCCATCAGCCTTTAAATACTACAACGGCACCTACGCTAATCTAACCTGGCTGAAACAGGCCAACCCTGATTCGCCTTACGATCGTTACACGGCTAAGCGGCTGGTCAAGCTTTTAGGTACGGAAGGCTCAGTTGCCAACTATGCCCAAAAGATCGCGGACGGCAAGCACCTCAGCTCATGGGACCGTACCCGTATCGATATGGAATCGACGCTGCTCAAGCATGAGGATGACCTGTTCTCCGGCTGGTTCTTAAAAGACAACTACAACAAGCGTATCCAGCCACGCATCAAGGAGCTGCCCAAGACTTACAACTACAGCGCCTTGACTAAAGAAGCCATCAGCGACGCCAAGCATTCCAGCAACAACAACCGCTTTGGCATCCTGAATCAGTTCTATGATCGGCGTGTCAAAGGCCATCTCAAAGGCGTTCCTGGCAGCCAAAAACACTACAGCTACCTTAAATCGCCAGAGTATGCCGATCTGGAAGTCGTCTTGAATCAGTTTAAACAAACCAATACCAACGTCGTCTTCATGATCACGCCGGTTAATGCCAAGTGGGAAAAGATGACTGGTCTTTCCATGCCGATGTATTATCAGGCAGCCAACAAGATCAAGTATCAACTGCGCTCGCAAGGCTTCAATAATATCGTTGACTATTCACATGATGGCGGCAAGCCTGGTTTTATGGAAGATACCATTCATATCGGCTGGGCCGGCTGGGTCAACTTTGATCACCGCATTGCGCCGTTCTTGGAGCAAAAACAGCCGCAGCCTCACTACCATATGAATAAAGCCTTTTTGTCACAGAAATGGCAAAATCTTGATCCTACAACGGCCAACTTAAATCAGTTCACCAAGGATCATCTCAATAAATAG
- a CDS encoding NADPH-dependent FMN reductase: protein MNLKIVGIPGSNANHSYNRMLLEYISKAYEHDMTVVDVRKIPLFNESAKETPAAIQAMSDAIDAADAVVIACPETDHSVPSSLKSIIEWLSYQLHPFTNKPVLLVGASTDAQGSSRAQVDLRDVMISPGVNARVFQKEDFFMSFAQNLFDENGDITDPGTIKFLDKCLRDFECFAIANDQEVKLEEEALAKAEKEAAK from the coding sequence ATGAATTTGAAGATTGTTGGGATTCCTGGTTCCAATGCCAACCATTCGTACAATCGCATGCTGCTTGAATACATCAGCAAAGCCTATGAACATGATATGACGGTCGTTGACGTGCGCAAGATTCCACTGTTCAACGAAAGCGCCAAAGAAACGCCGGCTGCCATCCAGGCCATGTCAGACGCGATCGATGCTGCCGATGCCGTAGTGATTGCCTGCCCTGAAACTGATCACTCGGTACCTTCCTCTTTAAAGAGCATCATTGAATGGCTTTCCTATCAGCTGCATCCATTTACCAACAAGCCAGTGCTGCTGGTTGGGGCTTCTACTGACGCGCAGGGTTCTTCACGGGCTCAGGTTGATCTGCGTGACGTTATGATCTCGCCGGGGGTCAACGCGCGCGTCTTTCAAAAAGAAGACTTCTTTATGAGTTTTGCCCAGAATCTGTTTGATGAAAACGGCGATATTACCGATCCTGGTACGATCAAGTTCTTGGACAAGTGTCTGCGCGACTTTGAATGCTTTGCGATCGCCAATGATCAAGAAGTTAAGCTGGAAGAAGAAGCATTGGCCAAAGCGGAAAAGGAGGCTGCCAAGTAA
- a CDS encoding glycosyltransferase, giving the protein MLLFLNDNLQRNQSGIEHAQIKRLNLFKKFKQPAKIVTRQYSNELHLVVEAAGIKDQDFINLFDYFQNACLVPHRIVKLQDLHLNPKWKRKADGISYNYYDGKTRVMYVRRRNDRDRSIINLQYFDHFGKLLKVVWYDNRGFASVEQLYDWNGQIAVENYLRPDGQLALQKVNFKDRRQQKTTSYHLFNWHGQDWQFANFDELTRFFYDQLAVDPALNGDGPLGLVVDRVYELGWAVLNMHHRVFRVMQLHNDHVNNPSDMLHSTLNYNYQWGLDHLKDWDGVIALTPQQQADVQDRFGKQGVKIYRIPGPIVADEVLAAPHVDFAKRQRDLVVMVARLSPEKQQDHLLQAWPKILQQVPDAQLELWGYANDNFDQKLKAQVSAEQIESSVTFCGYTTDVNAVYERAQLLILPSRAEGLPLSLVEAQSHGLPIVANDIKYGPADVVIDQRDGLLTKNGDIDGLAQAIISLLTDQKRLAEFSAHAYQDSARYSAANVMKLWNELLSDMPKEAND; this is encoded by the coding sequence ATGCTGTTATTTTTAAACGATAACCTTCAGCGCAATCAATCCGGAATTGAGCACGCCCAAATCAAGCGACTCAATCTGTTTAAGAAGTTCAAGCAGCCAGCCAAGATCGTGACGCGGCAGTATTCCAACGAGCTGCACCTGGTCGTGGAAGCAGCTGGGATTAAGGATCAGGACTTTATCAATCTATTCGACTATTTTCAAAATGCCTGCTTAGTGCCGCATCGCATCGTCAAGCTTCAGGATCTGCATCTGAATCCAAAATGGAAACGCAAGGCAGATGGCATCAGCTACAACTACTATGACGGCAAGACGCGGGTCATGTACGTTCGGCGCCGCAATGATCGCGATCGCAGCATCATCAATCTGCAGTATTTTGATCATTTTGGCAAGCTGTTGAAGGTAGTCTGGTATGACAATCGGGGATTTGCTTCGGTTGAGCAGCTGTACGACTGGAATGGACAGATCGCCGTGGAAAACTATCTGCGTCCTGATGGCCAGTTGGCGCTGCAGAAGGTGAACTTTAAGGATCGGCGCCAGCAAAAAACAACCAGCTACCATTTGTTTAACTGGCACGGTCAGGACTGGCAGTTTGCCAATTTTGACGAATTGACGCGCTTTTTCTATGATCAGCTGGCCGTGGATCCTGCCTTGAATGGCGATGGTCCGCTGGGCTTGGTCGTGGATCGCGTCTATGAATTGGGCTGGGCAGTCTTAAACATGCATCATCGCGTTTTCCGCGTCATGCAGCTGCATAACGACCATGTCAATAATCCCAGCGACATGCTGCACTCAACGCTAAACTACAACTATCAATGGGGATTGGATCATCTGAAGGACTGGGATGGCGTTATTGCTCTAACGCCGCAGCAGCAGGCTGACGTCCAGGATCGTTTTGGCAAGCAGGGCGTCAAGATCTATCGGATTCCGGGGCCGATCGTAGCTGATGAGGTCTTGGCAGCGCCGCATGTTGATTTTGCTAAGCGGCAGCGCGATCTGGTCGTGATGGTAGCGCGGCTCTCGCCAGAAAAACAGCAGGATCATCTATTGCAGGCGTGGCCTAAGATTCTGCAACAGGTTCCCGATGCCCAGCTGGAGCTTTGGGGATATGCCAATGATAATTTCGACCAGAAGCTCAAAGCTCAGGTCAGTGCCGAGCAGATTGAGAGCTCAGTCACCTTTTGCGGCTATACGACCGATGTCAATGCAGTCTATGAACGGGCGCAGCTATTGATTCTGCCCAGCCGTGCGGAAGGTCTGCCGCTGTCTTTGGTGGAGGCGCAGTCGCACGGGCTGCCAATCGTGGCTAATGACATCAAGTACGGTCCGGCCGATGTCGTGATTGATCAACGAGATGGGCTGCTGACTAAAAACGGCGACATTGACGGACTGGCGCAGGCAATCATCAGTCTGCTGACCGACCAGAAGCGACTGGCTGAGTTTAGTGCGCATGCCTATCAAGACAGTGCCCGCTACTCGGCAGCCAATGTCATGAAACTATGGAACGAGCTGCTTAGCGATATGCCAAAGGAGGCCAATGACTGA
- a CDS encoding NAD(P)H-dependent oxidoreductase, with protein MKFVAIVGTNADFSYNRILLQFMKKHFWRMAEIEIAEIKDLPAFSKDVPFEETTPVWKLKQQINAADGVIFSTPEYDHAVPAAMKSAVEWLSYQSKVLHGKPAMIVGVSYGRQASARAQQQMRKMLLSPDCNANLLSGNEVLIGNAAKVFSKDGRLIDQAYVDNLEKCFTNFVEYAELFKNASRGEQLMSVKRPMIEDAYVSFPTGRLSLREVQAIFNTIPFEIDLIDADDRFAYYSDKPNREHVRNVNQLGETYSECHPPKAVPAVKAIIDSFKNGTKDVVARPLMMNGHRVLIRYYALRDVDGHYLGTIEFTGSVDDILNLAENGAWNADATSSASHGHAAPAPVEEPAPAMDATTGASEDTDEEPAAPSEPAAPVMSAAAQRAEQAETDASTGASEAADDPEETDADAMTGASEN; from the coding sequence ATGAAATTCGTTGCAATCGTCGGTACGAACGCCGACTTTTCCTACAACCGTATTCTTTTGCAGTTTATGAAGAAACACTTCTGGCGCATGGCGGAGATTGAGATTGCCGAAATCAAGGATCTGCCAGCTTTTAGCAAGGACGTGCCTTTTGAGGAAACGACGCCGGTCTGGAAACTTAAGCAGCAGATCAACGCTGCCGATGGGGTGATCTTCTCGACGCCGGAATATGATCATGCCGTTCCAGCTGCGATGAAGAGTGCCGTTGAATGGCTTTCATATCAATCCAAGGTCCTGCATGGCAAGCCAGCGATGATCGTGGGGGTATCCTATGGTCGCCAGGCTTCCGCACGTGCCCAGCAGCAGATGCGCAAGATGCTTTTGAGTCCGGACTGCAATGCCAACCTGCTGTCTGGCAACGAGGTGCTGATCGGCAATGCTGCCAAGGTCTTTAGCAAGGATGGCCGTCTGATTGACCAGGCCTACGTTGATAATCTGGAAAAATGCTTTACCAATTTTGTTGAATATGCGGAACTTTTCAAAAATGCTTCTCGAGGTGAACAACTCATGTCTGTTAAACGTCCTATGATTGAAGATGCCTATGTCAGCTTCCCGACCGGCCGCCTGTCGCTGCGAGAAGTCCAAGCCATCTTCAACACGATTCCATTTGAAATTGACCTGATCGATGCTGACGACCGCTTTGCCTACTACTCAGACAAGCCTAACCGTGAACACGTTCGTAACGTCAACCAGCTTGGCGAAACCTACAGTGAATGCCACCCACCAAAGGCTGTTCCTGCTGTTAAGGCTATTATCGACAGCTTTAAGAACGGCACCAAAGACGTGGTTGCCCGCCCATTGATGATGAACGGTCACCGTGTCTTGATTCGCTACTATGCGCTGCGGGATGTTGATGGTCACTACCTGGGGACGATTGAATTTACGGGTTCAGTTGATGACATCTTGAACCTGGCTGAAAATGGTGCCTGGAATGCGGATGCAACCTCCAGCGCCTCACATGGTCACGCTGCCCCAGCACCAGTTGAAGAACCTGCCCCAGCCATGGATGCGACGACGGGTGCTTCTGAAGATACCGATGAGGAACCGGCTGCTCCCAGCGAACCAGCTGCTCCGGTAATGTCGGCAGCTGCCCAACGCGCAGAGCAGGCCGAGACGGATGCCAGCACGGGCGCATCTGAAGCGGCTGATGATCCGGAAGAAACGGATGCTGATGCCATGACGGGTGCTTCTGAAAACTAA
- the pyrF gene encoding orotidine-5'-phosphate decarboxylase translates to MERFEPMVAIDVDTKQAALKLFDELANDTDHTPIVKIGMELYYAFGPGIVREAKQRGFKIFLDLKLYDIPNTVKRAMTAIGKMGVSFVTTHAAGGSEMLQAAKAGLAEGAKAAGCPMPKLLAITELTSIDDRILHEEQHVDFSLIEAVQNYAQLSEKNGLDGVVCSAQEVKAIREVTGPDFLCVTPGIRPNLQVHDDQKRVVTPQQARELGSNGIVVGRPITLAEDPVSAYQMIRQAFMEGEN, encoded by the coding sequence ATGGAACGATTTGAACCAATGGTGGCTATTGATGTTGACACGAAACAGGCCGCATTGAAGCTTTTTGATGAACTCGCCAACGACACGGATCACACGCCGATCGTCAAAATCGGGATGGAGCTGTACTACGCGTTTGGTCCCGGCATTGTTAGAGAAGCCAAGCAGCGCGGCTTTAAGATCTTCTTGGATTTAAAGCTCTACGACATTCCCAACACCGTTAAGCGGGCAATGACGGCAATCGGCAAGATGGGCGTTTCCTTTGTGACGACGCACGCGGCTGGCGGCAGTGAGATGCTGCAGGCAGCCAAGGCGGGGCTGGCAGAAGGTGCCAAAGCGGCCGGCTGTCCAATGCCTAAATTGCTGGCTATTACGGAACTGACTTCGATTGACGATCGGATTCTGCATGAGGAACAGCACGTTGACTTCAGCCTGATCGAAGCCGTACAGAACTACGCGCAGCTTTCGGAAAAAAACGGTCTGGATGGGGTCGTCTGCTCAGCTCAAGAAGTCAAGGCGATTCGCGAAGTTACCGGTCCCGATTTTCTGTGCGTTACCCCAGGGATTCGGCCTAATCTGCAGGTTCATGATGATCAAAAACGGGTCGTTACGCCACAGCAGGCTCGCGAATTGGGCAGCAATGGGATCGTGGTTGGCCGGCCGATCACGCTGGCGGAAGATCCAGTCAGTGCCTACCAGATGATTCGTCAAGCATTTATGGAAGGGGAAAACTAA
- the brnQ gene encoding branched-chain amino acid transport system II carrier protein has product MEQLTSKKLTTKQYLVVASLLFGLFFGAGNLIFPLHLGQLAGSHWVGAAVGFLVTGVALPLLSVLAVAVTRAEGVFDIGRPLGVGFALVFMVLIHFTIGPLFGTPRTATVSYTVGVAPFVPKADQTLALFLFSLVFFALAFAFAYRENDILTNVGKVLNPVFLVLLFVVFAVAFVNPFANPFQTQATTAYVHGSFVNGFLQGYNTMDALAGLAFGVTVVTAVRQLGQKRDSDVAKVVAKSGVLAMSAVALIYVLLIVVGAMTLGRFKVSADGGVAFTQLVNAYAGRLGQAVLAVLITVTCLTTAVGLVAAFAQDFHKHFPQLSYHAWLFLTTLASFLVANFGLEQIIAWSTPMLMFLYPLAMVLILLSVASPLFKRDGVVYFFVVLFTVVPALGDMVVSFPSVVSASAFGKLVAGWRASLPLAAYGLSWLVPALIGLALGLMVHWYREHSLAAAGEEN; this is encoded by the coding sequence ATGGAACAACTCACATCGAAAAAACTAACGACCAAGCAGTATCTGGTCGTGGCATCATTGCTGTTTGGTCTCTTCTTTGGGGCCGGCAACCTGATCTTTCCCTTGCATCTGGGGCAGCTGGCCGGCAGTCACTGGGTCGGCGCGGCAGTCGGCTTTTTGGTAACCGGGGTCGCCTTGCCGCTGCTGTCGGTCCTGGCCGTTGCGGTAACGCGTGCTGAAGGGGTTTTTGACATCGGTCGGCCATTAGGAGTTGGCTTTGCTTTGGTCTTTATGGTCTTGATTCACTTTACGATCGGACCGCTGTTTGGGACGCCACGGACGGCTACGGTTTCCTACACGGTTGGGGTCGCACCGTTTGTTCCCAAGGCTGATCAGACGCTGGCCCTGTTCTTATTCTCATTGGTCTTTTTTGCTTTGGCCTTTGCATTTGCCTATCGTGAAAACGACATCTTGACCAACGTCGGTAAGGTTTTGAATCCAGTCTTTTTAGTCCTGTTGTTTGTCGTTTTTGCCGTTGCGTTCGTTAATCCGTTTGCCAATCCATTCCAGACGCAGGCAACGACGGCTTACGTGCATGGCTCGTTCGTCAATGGCTTCCTGCAGGGCTACAATACGATGGATGCCTTGGCTGGTCTGGCTTTTGGGGTTACGGTCGTGACAGCGGTTCGTCAGCTGGGCCAGAAGCGGGATAGCGACGTTGCCAAAGTGGTTGCCAAATCAGGCGTCCTGGCAATGAGTGCCGTTGCTTTGATCTATGTGTTGCTGATCGTGGTTGGCGCGATGACTCTAGGCCGGTTCAAGGTTTCAGCTGATGGCGGGGTGGCCTTTACGCAGCTGGTTAATGCCTATGCTGGCCGACTGGGACAAGCCGTCTTAGCCGTTTTGATCACGGTCACCTGCTTAACGACGGCGGTTGGTCTGGTGGCAGCCTTCGCGCAGGACTTTCACAAGCATTTTCCACAGTTGAGCTATCATGCCTGGCTGTTCTTGACGACTTTGGCCTCATTTTTGGTTGCCAATTTTGGCTTGGAGCAGATCATTGCCTGGTCAACGCCAATGCTGATGTTTCTGTATCCACTGGCCATGGTCCTGATCCTGCTGTCGGTTGCCTCGCCATTGTTTAAGCGGGATGGCGTTGTCTATTTCTTTGTCGTCTTGTTTACCGTCGTGCCGGCATTGGGGGATATGGTAGTTTCCTTCCCAAGCGTGGTCAGTGCCAGCGCGTTTGGCAAGCTGGTGGCTGGCTGGCGGGCTTCCCTGCCACTGGCTGCCTATGGTCTGTCATGGTTGGTCCCAGCACTGATTGGATTGGCGCTGGGCTTGATGGTGCACTGGTATCGGGAGCACAGTCTGGCAGCAGCCGGTGAAGAAAACTGA
- the pyrE gene encoding orotate phosphoribosyltransferase, with translation MSTQAEIVAKDLLDIQAITLSPDKPFTWASGLHSPIYTDNRLTISYPAVRRNIYEGMVQLINEHFEDVDVIAGTATAGIPHAAWVAEEMGLPMIYVRSKPKDHGQGKQTEGVLYEGQRVVVIDDLISTGGSVLKAVKAVEKEGADVVGVVSVFTYELPAADDNFQQFGIPYYSVTNYTTLIETAEKEDLIDRNQMKDLHEWRKDPAAWSARH, from the coding sequence ATGTCAACACAAGCCGAAATCGTTGCTAAAGATCTTTTAGACATTCAAGCAATCACTTTAAGCCCCGACAAGCCATTTACCTGGGCCAGCGGACTGCACTCGCCAATCTATACTGACAATCGGCTGACGATCTCTTATCCAGCCGTTCGCCGCAACATCTATGAAGGCATGGTCCAGCTGATCAACGAACATTTCGAAGACGTCGACGTAATTGCCGGGACCGCCACGGCCGGGATTCCACACGCGGCCTGGGTTGCCGAAGAAATGGGCCTACCAATGATCTACGTGCGTTCTAAGCCTAAGGATCATGGCCAAGGCAAGCAGACGGAAGGCGTTCTTTATGAGGGTCAGCGCGTGGTTGTGATTGATGATCTGATCTCGACTGGCGGCAGCGTCTTAAAAGCCGTTAAAGCCGTTGAAAAAGAAGGCGCCGATGTGGTGGGCGTGGTTTCCGTCTTCACCTATGAACTGCCGGCTGCCGACGACAACTTCCAGCAGTTTGGCATTCCATACTACTCGGTAACCAACTACACGACCTTGATTGAGACCGCGGAAAAAGAAGATCTGATCGACCGCAATCAAATGAAGGATCTGCATGAATGGCGCAAGGATCCTGCCGCTTGGTCAGCTCGTCATTAA
- the dltC gene encoding D-alanine--poly(phosphoribitol) ligase subunit DltC, producing MQEQIQQLLAEATGRDASDFADTTEDLFADGLLDSMATVQLLLALQDEFDIQVPVSEFDRSEWSTIDKIVDRVKELENE from the coding sequence ATGCAAGAACAAATTCAACAACTTTTAGCTGAAGCAACCGGCCGTGACGCCAGCGATTTTGCCGACACGACTGAAGATCTGTTTGCCGACGGTCTGCTGGACTCCATGGCAACCGTTCAGCTGCTGCTGGCTCTGCAGGACGAATTCGACATTCAGGTTCCCGTTTCCGAATTTGACCGCAGCGAATGGAGTACGATCGATAAAATCGTTGATCGGGTAAAGGAACTGGAAAATGAATAA